In a genomic window of Streptomyces noursei ATCC 11455:
- a CDS encoding cytochrome P450: protein MQSQPEFQTPPPGCPAHADGMSTSLHGPEFAAAPHAVYTRLRQYGSTAPVELAPGVEAELVTDYATALQILQNPDTFARDPRRWRALNEGRVPLDSRVLPMMMYRPNSMFSDGATHLRLRQVVTDSLAKVDMHRVARHVDRVAAYLVDQFSIRGKADLIGDFAQVVPLLVFNDLFGCPAELGDRLIVAISSLFDGIDVERANEEMAGALFELVALKRALPDEDMTSWMMQHPAKLTDEEMVHQLALLIGAGTEPVQNIIGSSLLQLLSEEQFADGQHGGGVLVEDAINEVLWNSPPIANYAAHYPTRDVEVSGSRLPAGSPVLISFAAANADPTLSASRQTFSKRAHLAWGAGPHACPAKDPALLISIRAIEKLLNTLPDIELGVPQETLTWRPGPFHRALNALPARFTPIRADRRSSAAHPAQQAAQPDGSAQEQGKRRRNGWWSGFLNWWKV, encoded by the coding sequence ATGCAATCTCAACCGGAATTCCAGACTCCACCGCCAGGTTGCCCAGCGCATGCGGATGGCATGAGCACGTCCCTGCACGGCCCGGAATTCGCCGCCGCCCCGCACGCGGTCTACACACGGCTGCGACAGTACGGTTCGACCGCCCCGGTCGAACTGGCCCCCGGCGTCGAGGCGGAACTCGTCACGGACTACGCCACCGCGCTGCAGATCCTGCAGAACCCGGACACCTTCGCCCGTGACCCGCGCCGCTGGCGCGCGCTCAACGAGGGCCGGGTGCCCCTGGACAGCCGCGTGCTGCCGATGATGATGTACCGGCCGAACAGCATGTTCTCGGACGGGGCCACGCATCTGCGGCTGCGTCAGGTGGTCACGGACAGCCTCGCCAAGGTCGATATGCACCGGGTCGCCCGGCACGTCGACCGGGTCGCGGCGTACCTCGTCGACCAGTTCAGCATCCGCGGCAAGGCCGATCTCATCGGCGACTTCGCGCAGGTCGTGCCGCTGCTGGTCTTCAACGACCTGTTCGGTTGCCCCGCGGAGCTCGGCGACCGGCTGATCGTCGCGATCTCCAGCCTGTTCGACGGTATCGACGTGGAGCGGGCCAACGAGGAGATGGCCGGGGCGCTGTTCGAGCTGGTCGCGCTGAAGCGGGCGCTGCCGGACGAGGACATGACGTCCTGGATGATGCAGCACCCCGCCAAGCTGACGGACGAGGAGATGGTCCATCAGCTGGCGCTGCTCATCGGGGCGGGCACCGAACCGGTGCAGAACATCATCGGCAGCTCGCTGCTGCAGCTGCTGTCCGAGGAGCAGTTCGCCGACGGCCAGCACGGTGGGGGCGTGCTGGTCGAGGACGCCATCAACGAGGTGCTCTGGAACAGCCCGCCCATCGCCAACTACGCCGCGCACTACCCGACCCGCGACGTGGAGGTCTCCGGGAGCAGGCTGCCGGCCGGGTCGCCGGTGCTCATCAGCTTCGCGGCGGCCAACGCCGACCCGACCCTGTCGGCCAGCCGGCAGACCTTCAGCAAGCGGGCCCACCTCGCGTGGGGTGCCGGGCCGCACGCCTGCCCGGCCAAGGACCCCGCGCTGCTGATCTCCATCCGGGCGATCGAGAAGCTGCTGAACACCCTGCCCGACATCGAGTTGGGCGTTCCGCAGGAGACGCTGACCTGGCGGCCGGGTCCGTTCCACCGCGCGCTCAATGCACTGCCCGCCCGGTTCACCCCGATACGGGCGGACCGGCGTTCCTCCGCGGCCCATCCCGCACAGCAGGCCGCGCAGCCCGACGGGTCCGCTCAGGAGCAGGGCAAGCGCAGGAGGAACGGTTGGTGGAGTGGATTCCTGAACTGGTGGAAGGTGTGA
- a CDS encoding enoyl-CoA hydratase/isomerase family protein has translation MMHDFKTLLVTHEGPVLRVRLNSPETGNAVSGLILDELLTVLGALDDETDIRVLILSGEGDDFCLGGDRSEFPELLAEDSGGLALRALGNKARRVCDALATTDVVTIARLHGGVVGAGVGLAIFCDLRAGADTCRFRLPELGLGVPPAWGGIMPRLLNEVGAARVRELILTASNFDAATARELSILHTVVPEDELDAAVARWTRPLVRRSPSALRTAKVMMNAYGNAHRLADATLFDAELLSSALSLGQQARQG, from the coding sequence ATGATGCACGACTTCAAGACCCTCCTCGTGACGCACGAGGGACCCGTGCTCCGGGTCAGACTCAACAGCCCCGAGACCGGCAACGCCGTCTCCGGGCTGATCCTCGACGAACTCCTCACCGTGCTCGGCGCGTTGGACGACGAGACCGACATACGGGTGCTGATCCTCTCCGGTGAGGGCGACGACTTCTGTCTGGGCGGCGACCGCAGCGAGTTCCCGGAACTGCTCGCGGAGGACAGCGGCGGTCTGGCGCTGCGCGCGCTCGGCAACAAGGCCCGCCGGGTGTGCGACGCGCTGGCGACCACCGACGTGGTGACCATCGCCCGCCTCCACGGCGGAGTGGTCGGAGCCGGCGTGGGCCTGGCGATCTTCTGCGACCTGCGGGCGGGCGCCGACACCTGCCGCTTCCGACTGCCGGAACTCGGCCTCGGAGTACCGCCGGCCTGGGGCGGCATCATGCCGCGGCTGCTGAACGAGGTGGGCGCCGCCAGGGTCCGCGAACTGATCCTCACCGCGAGCAACTTCGACGCCGCGACCGCCCGGGAACTCTCCATCCTGCACACCGTCGTCCCCGAGGACGAGCTGGACGCGGCCGTCGCCCGCTGGACCAGGCCGCTGGTCCGCCGGTCGCCCTCGGCGCTGCGCACCGCCAAGGTCATGATGAACGCCTACGGGAACGCCCACCGCCTCGCGGACGCCACGCTCTTCGACGCGGAGCTGCTCTCCTCCGCGCTGAGCCTCGGCCAGCAGGCCCGGCAGGGCTGA
- a CDS encoding gamma carbonic anhydrase family protein, whose amino-acid sequence MAERAVIAAVGGEAPSIDPGAYTAPTSVVVGDVTLAAGAGVWYHAVLRADCGPIVLGADSNIQDNCTVHVDPGFPVTVGERVSVGHNAVLHGCTVEDDVLVGMGATVLNGAHIGAGSLIAAQALVPQGMRVPPGSLVAGVPAKVKRELTAEERESIKLNAAMYLELAARHRAAVPVAADGADADADAGKSTA is encoded by the coding sequence ATGGCAGAACGGGCAGTGATCGCGGCAGTGGGCGGCGAGGCGCCGAGCATCGACCCCGGGGCGTACACCGCGCCCACGTCCGTCGTCGTCGGCGACGTCACCCTGGCCGCTGGCGCCGGCGTCTGGTACCACGCGGTGCTGCGCGCCGACTGCGGCCCCATCGTCCTGGGCGCCGACAGCAACATCCAGGACAACTGCACGGTGCACGTGGACCCGGGCTTCCCGGTGACGGTCGGCGAGCGGGTCTCGGTCGGCCACAACGCCGTGCTGCACGGCTGCACCGTCGAGGACGACGTGCTGGTGGGCATGGGCGCCACGGTGCTGAACGGGGCGCACATCGGCGCGGGTTCGCTGATCGCGGCCCAGGCGCTGGTCCCGCAAGGGATGCGGGTGCCGCCGGGCTCGCTGGTAGCCGGCGTGCCGGCCAAGGTCAAGCGCGAACTGACCGCGGAGGAGCGGGAGTCCATCAAGCTGAACGCCGCGATGTACCTGGAGCTGGCCGCCCGCCACCGCGCGGCGGTCCCGGTCGCCGCGGACGGTGCCGATGCCGATGCCGATGCCGGGAAGTCGACGGCCTGA
- a CDS encoding cytochrome P450 has product MGEMVPAPWGGHLATSYRLCHQVLRSRDWRVPDSGWRAAQVDAARWHAPASRQMGATMPMLNPPHHTRMRRPLGNVFDRTSLQHMQKSVGKNADRLLDNFFEELRGGTADFCAMVGDELPIITVGEWLGLPSADFPLLRTLTHDQVHTQELFPSPSQLAISDAATRSLREYFTGLIRERRKSAGDDPVSSWIRMWDEFEADQDAADEVVYALALFMVLAALETTSHLLTSLAWLLLEHPRQLDWLRVNPEHIPGAIDETLRYDAPIHMISRIAPEDTELAGVPVRRGEMVQLMVGAAHHDPEQYAAPEVFDIRRKAPHLSFGGGIHYCLGNALARMEADCVLSSLLRRLPGQGLRVAGTPTWAPRVAFRRLMELPVVRA; this is encoded by the coding sequence ATGGGAGAAATGGTTCCGGCGCCGTGGGGCGGGCACTTGGCGACCTCGTACCGGCTCTGCCACCAGGTGTTGCGGAGCCGGGACTGGCGCGTCCCGGACAGTGGCTGGCGGGCCGCTCAGGTCGATGCGGCACGGTGGCACGCGCCCGCTTCGCGGCAGATGGGTGCCACGATGCCGATGCTCAACCCGCCGCATCACACGCGGATGCGGCGGCCGTTGGGAAATGTCTTCGACCGCACCTCGCTGCAGCACATGCAGAAGTCGGTCGGAAAGAACGCGGACCGGCTGCTCGACAATTTCTTCGAGGAACTCCGCGGCGGTACCGCCGATTTCTGCGCGATGGTCGGCGACGAACTGCCGATTATCACCGTCGGTGAATGGCTGGGGCTGCCTTCCGCGGATTTCCCGCTGCTCCGTACGCTCACGCACGACCAGGTGCACACTCAGGAACTCTTTCCCTCGCCCAGTCAGCTCGCCATTTCCGATGCGGCCACCCGGAGTTTGCGTGAGTACTTCACCGGTCTGATACGAGAACGCCGAAAATCCGCGGGAGACGATCCGGTGTCGTCCTGGATCCGGATGTGGGACGAGTTCGAGGCCGACCAGGACGCCGCCGACGAGGTCGTCTACGCCCTGGCGCTCTTCATGGTCCTGGCGGCGCTGGAGACCACCTCGCACCTGCTGACGAGCCTGGCGTGGCTCCTCCTGGAGCACCCCCGGCAGCTGGACTGGTTGCGCGTCAACCCCGAGCACATACCGGGTGCGATCGACGAGACGCTGCGCTACGACGCCCCGATCCACATGATCAGCCGGATCGCCCCGGAGGACACCGAGCTCGCCGGAGTGCCCGTCCGCAGGGGCGAGATGGTGCAACTCATGGTGGGAGCCGCACACCACGACCCGGAGCAGTACGCCGCTCCCGAGGTCTTCGACATCCGGCGCAAGGCGCCGCACCTGAGCTTCGGCGGTGGCATCCACTACTGCCTCGGCAACGCGCTGGCCCGTATGGAGGCCGACTGCGTCCTCTCTTCGCTGCTGCGGCGCCTGCCCGGCCAGGGGCTGCGGGTCGCCGGCACCCCCACCTGGGCGCCGCGGGTGGCCTTCCGCCGACTGATGGAACTCCCGGTCGTCCGTGCCTGA